The region ACCAGGAATGAAGCCCTTGATTAGTTCCAACCTATCAATTTTCAAGCATAAGATGCTATTTCCTGTAAGAAGAAAACGTAATAGTCATAACTACTATAAAATCTAATTCCCAGACCCTAAGAATGAATGACTGATGAACAAAGTTTCTGGACTTGATTAAAAAGATATAGGAAACCAAAAAAGGTATGGAATTGATGACAAGTGTACTTGTAATGCAGCTTACACTacagtaaattatttttcctggCTCTAAATTGGGTCATTCAAGTCTTTTaccccaaataaattttaaagatttgacaAGCGATAATATGctattttcatatataaactGCTAATATCCAGTATTTGTCAAAAGGAGGCAACTGTTGTCTACCACAATCTAATACCCACTTTCCAATGGTGTCTGTAAATAGTAACAAATTCTGAACCATAAGTTATAGAAATTAGTCACAAGAGTGCAAAAAGTCCCTGGAGAGAAGTAGTCCACCTAACAATTACAAATATGAGGAAACACTTTACAAAGTTTCATTACTATGAAGATGATTTCCCCTTTGTTCAAACTTTGAACaaatgaagaatttttctttactgcaggaaacaaactgtAAGTAACAGTGCATTTTTAGGCGTAAGTATTTATGTCTGGTTCCAGTATGGTCAGGTTAATACATATATACTTCAGAAACACAGAAGTTCACATTAGtggaaaaatccaaatttctcaCGTAACCATTCTTCAGTTAGGTCTTCGgtatttcttatttcaaatacCTTGGTTAGTTCAGCTGTTTGGACTAGCTTATTCTCACTCCCAGCATACATCATCTGTTGTTCAGGCTTACACCCAACAGGactggagaaaataaagcacagaGGATATGAAACTCTTCCATCATCAAGTTGGTATTTATAACTATACACAATGAAGCGAGGTTGTCGTTCAGGCAGTTCATCTTTAAGTTCATCTGGTGAAATGCCCTCAAGCTCTTCATCCAGTACCACCAGGCGTTTATCCTTATCAATTTTCATTATAATGGCAGCATTGTTCGTTTCTTTGTGAAAACAAAACTTTCTCAGCTTTTCCACTAAATCTTCAGCGACATTACAAACCACAAAAGACTCACTCATTTTCCTTCCGGCCGTCAGCGGCTCCTCGCCTTCCCTCGGGCCCCTTTAAGAATGGTACGGCGGCCgcctcccttcctgccccggcGCCTGGTAGAGTGgcctggatttattttttttaaagattttatttatttgagagagagagacacagtgagagagggaacacaagcagagggagtgagagaaggagaagcaggcttcccactgggcagggagcccgatgcggggctaaatcccaggaccctgggatcatgacctgagcccaaggcagacgcttaacgactaagccacccaggtgccccgatacaTATGGATTTATTGAGCAGATGATTtacaaagtaaaatatacattCCTTAGAGGAAAATAATCATAGTCACACAGACTTATTTAAAACCCTTGTgtaggagcacctggatggctcagtcagttaagcatcggactcttgatttcagctcaggtcttgatctcaaggctgTGAGTTCAACCtccgtgctgggctccatgctggtcatggagcataatttaaaaacaaaaaacaaaaaccctggtgTATACAAGATTAAAATGGTCATATTTTCTAAGTATAAGAAGATATTCAACAACCATGAATATGTTTCTGAGATCACATCCTCCTTGACTCTTTAAAACAATAACCCTTTGTAGCTGTAAGTGTAGTTTTGTCCACTTTTATTGATCTTCCTGTATGTAAATTCGAGTTCCTATCTAGTTCCTTTTTATGAATGGAATGTTGAGTATGATGCAAATAATTTGATTGAAAGATTTGGAAAAAATGCTTAACAACAATCCATGACATTTGGGAATCAGGCAGGGCTCTCTGTAAGTAACTGATGGAGCCACGGCCACCTGGAAACATAGGTAGATCACACTATGAGACTTTAGCCAAACACATGCCGGCAGAAACAGGTTAAAGtgagcacacatacacaaactttGAAGGACTCAGAAAGTCACCGCAGAGCAATTTGCAGATTAGGAATAGGTCTCAAAAGGCTCTTCcaactttgtgtttttaaagggACATATTCAAAATCTCCTTTCCATTCatgggtaatatttttttttaattttatttatttatttgagagagagagaatgagagatacagagcacgagagggaagagggtcagagggagaagcagactctctgccaagcagggagcccgatgtggaactctatcccgggactccaggatcatgacctgaaccgaaggcagtcgcttcaccatctgagccacccaggcgcccctcatgggTAATATTCTTGATTCAGTACTCAGCATACATCCCAGGTTTTCTTGTCTTTCAGCAGCTCTGTTTTAGAACTTGCTGGATATGCCTTTATTCAATTTCATCTATGTCTCTATAAGTTAACTCACCCATGAAGCAGTGAGCAGAGACTCTTTATCAGGCAGAGTATTAAGAGCATATCATCATGTGGCATCACCTCTGTTTATATTTCTCAGATATATGGACTCTTTTTTCTCATAGCTAGTATTTCCCATGTGCCCAGTGGAATattttggaggctgagaaggTCACTAAACTTTGTCTCTAAGCCACTTCCACATAATGATGTAAGCTTATAAATCTGCGTATGGCCTTGTTTGGGTGTGGGGGTGTAGAGATCACTATTGCTATTAATCCCATACTAATTATCATAGTCATCTAAAAGGCTTCATTATCTTCCTAATATATAATTTAGCACCAAAGATTAAGAACTTAAAGCCCATATAGTTTTGAAGTAGTGGAGTTTTAAACCCACAAAAGGTACTtgaataaatagatatttcttaTGAATATTCTAATAAGAAATTATGCTAATAGCAATTGCTAAAGCTAAAAATGGTTGAGAAGGAGACTAATTACTTATACTATGCCATGAGCAACCTGGGACAAAAATAGATGATTCTTCAACATTTAAtgctcaaatattttattgatatattcttgatgagaaaggaaacaaagattaaCCTACAgagtttagaaaaatatttcaagaagtaAAAAGTTTTTCAGTACGTGCATAAatgctattgtttttctttaatgagtattATACAACCTATGAgatgcttttatgaaaaataatgacttggttttaagccactaacattaagaagaaacaaaggaCTTACCCCACCAGATaccaagacttattataaagctaaagTAATATGTATGGTATTGTTGCAAAGATAGATAAACCaatagaacaaaaaagagagtccagaaatagactcacacacGTATGGATTCTTGATGACAAAGACAATATTTAATTGAAAAAGCAATGGCAAAAAATGACCTTTTCAAAATATGGTATTTGGTCAATtatatatccacatgcaaaagaaaaaaataaaattgactctTCTTTCAAACATGCTCAAAGATTAATTCCAGATAGACTGTCATTCTAAATATAGTATATAAACATTAAATCTTTCAGGAGGTAGCATAAAAGAATATTCTTATGAACTTGGAGTAGGTAATAATCTCTTTCTTCATTATCACTACCCACATTAGAAAAGATTAACAATCAGATTACATTGTCAGAACTTCTGTTTATCTAAAAACACcgttacaaaagagaaaatgcaaaagataGAGTGGCAGAAAACATTAACAATACATATAAATAACAAAGAgcttgtatataatatatatattagaaaaaataaatatgtcaataaggcaaataatccaataaaatgagtagaagacttgaacaggcaTTTCATAAAAGAAGATATTCAGATGGTCAATCATATAAAAATGTGACTAACATCACTACCCATGagggatatgcaaattaaaatcacagctATATACCATTATagcaaaatggctaaaatttaaaactgcaATAACATCCAAGTGTTGGAACAGCTGAAACCAGAACTGTGATACAATGCTTGtgagtggaggaggaagaaggtgaATTCTTGAAACCACTATATAGAATTTTTTGGTAATATTGGCTACAACTTAACAAATACAAATCCTAAGGACCAAAGATTCTAATCCAAATTAAATATCccaaattttgtgtgtgtatgcatgtgtagcCAAAGCTAccaaaaaaatgttcatagcatcactACTAGCagtcaaaaactagaaataacccaaatatagttcaattgaaaaataaataatagctattttgtacaatgaaatacaataaaacaataaaaacacatgaAGTGCTACATGGAATGACAtggattcatttaaaaataaagttaattttttttttaactcaagccTTTGACTTTTGACTCCAGCAAAAATACAGCAACAGGAGTGGTATTTACCCTTCAACccgaagcaaaaaacaaaaacaaaaacaaaaatgattaaacAAGTTAAACAACAATTTTCAAAGCACTGCAATGAAGGACAATGATCTCTGAAAGTCAGAAAGCAAATGAAGAGGGCCCTGCAATTGCCCCCAGCTTACTGACTAAAACAGGCTTCTAAGAAAAGCAGATGCAGCAGATGCCCTGAGTTGAAGAGACAAAGCTGAGAGTATAGGGGAAGTAAGATGCCTAGAATTTGCATCCAGAATACCAGAGAGGAGAGAACATGGAGAAACAGAACCACAGAGATCTGCAGAGTAGCTCCTACTAGAGTATGCAACAAAGTATGGACTGGTGCAAGTTCATAAGGAAATTATCCAAGGCCAGGAAAAGAACTACCTCTAAAGATTAGATTACACAGTGTCTGGAGGTCACAAAGGGCCAGGGATAGTGCCTGGTCCAACGAATCAGAATAGAAAATCTcataattcattaaatattataGAATATTCAAAAAGGTCTTGCCCCAGTAGTGGGGAATAATTATCTCTACAGCAAATAGTATTTTGATCCTGCCTAACacatcttaaaagtaaaatccaaaggatcaaactgtttccaagtaacttaactatCCCAGAATAAATCTCAAGAAAATTTATACTATAATAATAGTAGTAAGCCAGGTAAAATGTAGAAAGTCTGGCATTCAATCAAAGATTACGAGCCATACAAAGAAGCATTAGTGCCACTCATTATAGGGAGAAGAATTAGTCAACTGAAACCATTCAGAACTGATCCAGATGTTAGAGTTAGCAGACAAAGACATTAGAATAGTCATTGTATTCTATATATTCAAACAGGTAAGCACAGACATGGAAGACAAAGAATAGACCCAAATTGAACTTCAGTATACGAAAGCTgcaatgtctgagatgaaaaatacactggccAGGACAGGATTAAGAAAAGATTAGATGGGAGAATAAAGTATTAGGGAACTTGAGGACATAGCaacagaaactatccaaaatgaaacacagagataaattaattataaaagaaagaggggaaCAAGGTGGggagatggacaaaatgggtgaagggaagtgggagatacaggcttccaattaaggaatgaagaagtcatgggaataaaaggcacagcatagtaTTGTAATAATATCGTATggagacagatggtagctacagttGTAGTAAGAGTAGTATAATGTATagatttgtcaaatcactatcttgtacccttgaaactaatgtaacattgtgtgtcaactatacttcaatttaaaaaagaaagaagggtcacctgggtggctcagtcggttaagcgtctgccttcagctcaggtcatgatcccagggtcctgggattgagccccgcatcgggcttcttgctcagcagagagcctgcttttccctctccctctgcctgctgctccccctgcttatgctctgtcaaataaataaaatcttaaaacaataaaagaaagaaaaaagcacttGGCTTGTGGGACAACTTCAAGCCGTaggaaaaaatgtgtaaatgGGAGTAGCCAAAGGAGGCagttacagaaaaatatacatatagaaataaaCACCAACATTTctccaaatttgataaaaattataaacccaCAGATGCAAGATCAATAGTCCTCTAGAACAAGAAATATGGAGAAAACTGCAATAAGGTATATCACAGTGAAATTGTTCAAAACTAGTAATAAATACCctaaaaacaatcataaaaataagacatgtatatacagaggaacaaagataagaatgacaACATATTTCTTGTCAGAAATAATGCAAGCAAAAAGATAGTGGAGCAACATCTTCAAAACACCTAGGGGGGAAAAATGTTCAACTTAGAATTATATaactgacaaaaatatttttcagaaaagagggaaaaataaagacattcagaccaacaaaagctgagagaattaaTCATGAACAGACCTACACTACAAGAAATGTCAAAGAAAGATCTTCCAGCAGAAGGAAAATAGAATAAGAGGGAAATAGGAATCTAcaaaaaggaattataaaaaatggaaatggtaaaTAAAGACATGGGTAAATGTGTGGGTCTCTTTAAAAGACCACTGATACCAGGAGAACTGAAAGAACATATCCACATGAAACTTTCGCAAAGGTGTTCCCGTAATAATTAAAAAGTGGATACCCAAAtttccatcgactgatgaataaacaaaatgtagtatttccataaaatagactatttttcagccataaaaaagggggaaaaaactgattcatactacaacatggataaatcttgaaaatattatgctaagcagaagaagataaatacaaaaaggCACATATCATATGATCTGgcatatccagaataggcaaatccatagagacagtgAATAGTGTTTGTCAGAGGCCAGGTTTTGGAGGAACAATAAATGATTGCAAATGGATACAGGGTTTCTCTCTGAGGTTCTGAATTAGATAATGTTAATGTTTGCACACTTCGTGACTATTCTAAAAGTCACtgaattacacattttaaaagggtgaattttatggtctATAAATTGCAGTGGGTCGATAGTGTCTCCCCAAAAGTGTATTCAAGTCCCAACCTGTGAATATGAGTTTGtctggaaatggggtctttgcagatgtaattcagTTTAGGATCTCAAGATAAGATCACCCCAGAtctagggtgggccctaaatccaatgatgGGTGTCTTTACATGAAAAAGGAGAGGGGGATTTGAGATCTCATATACACAGGggggaaggccatgtgaagatgcaggcagagactggagttatgccaccataagccaaggaatgccaacgAATGTCAGCAGCCACTAGAAGCTAGAAGAGAAGcatgaaacagattctccctAAGAGCCAACAGAAGGAAACAACACTGTTgacaaattattataaatttctgACTACCAGAACtaggagaataaatttctattgttttaagcagCCAGTTTGTGATTAAATGTTATAGCAATCCGAGAAAACTAAAGCATAAACTATGTATcaaattaaaatactgtatttggaAAAAAGATAGTTTATATAAAAACAGTATAGTACAGTTGGATAACATATATGAAAACATGTTGATAACATGCATGAAAACAATAGCACAAAGTTTTACAGGATACAAAAAGAAGTGTACTATTGCAAGGTTCTTGTATGGGCTTGGATAGTGCTCCCCAGAATTTCATGTCCTTCCTagaacctcagaatatgaccttattttggAAATAAGTCTGTTACAGattgaattaattaatataaaatgagaTTATGCTGAAATAGGGTAGGCCTTTAATCCAGTAAGACTGCTGTCCTTctaagaaggagagaagggacacagagacagacacccTGGGAAAATGCcatgtgacaacagaggcagaaaCTGTAATGATGTAGGATAAGCAGTAACATCAAGGATTGCCAGCCACTAGCCGAAGCTAAACAGAGGCAAGGAAGGTTTCTAACCAGAGCATCAGGGGGAGCAtggccctactgacaccttggtttggacttctggcctccagaactgtgacagaaGAAACTTCTATTGTTCTAAGTCACACAGTTTGTGGTATTCTATTACAACAACCCTAGGAAGCTAAATACAGTTTACACAAGTTGTGAAATTCTATACAACTTGAGGTAGATATGACAAGTTAAAGATGCATTTTATAAATCCTAAAGATACCATTGGAAAAAGtacttgacaaaatccaatacctgTTTTTGTTAAAAACCCTCACAAAACTAGGAATACAATGAAACTTCCTCAATCTAATAAAGGGCATCCATGATAAACGTACTGCTAACAacacacttaatggtgaaagactaaaaCATCTCTCCATGAGTAGAGTGGGAACAAGATAGAAATATCTGCTATCACCATTTCTAATCAACATCATACTAGGAGATCTGGCCAGCGAAATAGGGCACAACATAGAAATAAAAGACCCTATTTATATAATAAGGGGagaattaaaaatgtctttattcacagACATGATCATGTGtgtggaaaaatgaataaaaactacCCCAAAAAGCTACCTAAGTTATAAGTGAGCTAGCAGTATTTCTTTAGCATGGTTCATGGAGCATCCTACTTCCAGACATagaatcaatatacaaaaattatctgtatttctatataataataatgaacaactgaaattgaaattaaaagaaaaaaaaataccatttaaaatagcaccaaaaacatgaaatacttagggaCAAATTGGACAAAATACGTTAaagatctgtatactgaaaactacaaaatatttctgagagaaattaaaactataagaaattaaaaatgaaagtaaaaatgtagagaaatATACCTGTTTGTGGAGTATATCCTAATATTGATTTCAATATTAATTCCACTAATATACTCAATATTAAAGGCAGTCCCTCCCAAATGGACTATAGATTATAATTCCAGTCAAATAATCAAGAAGTGCTATACTGGCATCAAGATAGGTGTGTTGATGCACAATGAACAAACCTTTTTAGAATCTCaaaaattgggatgcctgggtggctcagtcagttaagtgtctgctttcggctcaggtcatgatcccagggtcctgggatcgagccccacatcaggctccttgctcaccagggagcctgcttctccctctgcctgccactccccctgcttgtgtgcactctctctcacaaataaataaaatcttaaaaaaataaataaatttcactaCTTTGTGTTTTCTAGATATATTCCCCATACATTCACAAAATTCAGTGAGTAGTTACACTGGTTATAAATGTATCAGAAATGAAAAcgggacgactgggtggctcagttggttaagcgtctgccttcagctcaggtcatgatcccagggtcctgggatcgagtcccacatcgggctccttgctcagcggggagtctgctgctctctctgcttgtgccatctctgtctctgacaaataaataaataaaatctaaaaaaaaaaaaaaaagaatccctaaaAGTTAGAAAGAAGAGGTTTATTGGAGTCCCAGTTAGGAAAGCTCCTGGGGAAACATGGTCTTCACAGGGAAGAGAGTGCTCTGGAGAATGAATAGTTTGTATAGGGTTATATACCTTTCACATCTCTCAAAAGCTCAAAAGAGTATAGATTCACTTATAGGCAGGAATCATGAGTTTTCTCATAAAGAAATGCAGGGAGCAGGAGCATTGATGGATGTCTCAAGGACAAGATGGTTTTCCTTTAGGCTACTCATTCACAAAATAGATATACAACGCATGTGTGGCGGGCCATAAATAAGGCTTTTGGTTTGAACCAAGTTTATATATAGTCATGTTGACttggaaagaaatctaaaatggcTTTCCATGTATACCATGCCTTTAAAGGGCTTTTCTCTCCCCACGTGTTTGGCAGCCAACaaatcaaggaaacaaaataGAGTGTCTAGAAGTAGAACCGTGCATATATGGACAGCAAATTTCTgacaaaaagaaaggcaattcagtggagaaagaatatttttctcaaCAAAAGGTGCTGGAATAATTGATatgcatatgcaaaaaaaattaactttggtcCCTACTTTACACCATatgaaaaaattaactcaaaattgaccatagtcttaaataaaaaataaaaccataaagcttcaaaaagaaaatataggagaaaatttttGTGAGTTTGAGCTGGACACTATAAGCACAACCCATAAAGGAAAATAACTGATAAATAGTACTACATCACTTTTAAGAGACTGAAATGACAaaccacagagagaaaacaaacatctTAAAAGCATGTATATTAAAAAACGACTGGTTTCTAGAGCCTATAAAGAACTttagagtatataaagaactttaaagaTGTCAATCCTAAGACAAGACAACCCAacttttttaagacaaaaaaaatttgaacattcaccaaagaagatacatactTATGACCAATAAACACACAAATTCATTAGTCATAATCATtagtcattacagaaatgcaaattaga is a window of Zalophus californianus isolate mZalCal1 chromosome 1, mZalCal1.pri.v2, whole genome shotgun sequence DNA encoding:
- the LOC113917921 gene encoding glia maturation factor beta-like, producing MSESFVVCNVAEDLVEKLRKFCFHKETNNAAIIMKIDKDKRLVVLDEELEGISPDELKDELPERQPRFIVYSYKYQLDDGRVSYPLCFIFSSPVGCKPEQQMMYAGSENKLVQTAELTKVFEIRNTEDLTEEWLREKFGFFH